A genomic stretch from Erwinia sp. E_sp_B01_1 includes:
- a CDS encoding MDR family oxidoreductase, translating into MQALVLEQSDGRTLAAIKHLTSDDLPAGDVTVDIDWSSLNYKDALAITGKGKIIRQFPMVPGIDFAGKVHHSEDPRFHIGQSVLLTGWGVGENHWGGLAEQARVKGDWLVPLPQGLDARRAMIIGTAGFTAMLCVMALEEGGVSPESGEVLVTGASGGVGSTAVALLSALGYQVVAVSGRESTHEYLHQLGAKAILPRSEFSGESRPLDRQKWAGAVDTAGGNVLASVLAQMNYSGVVAACGLAGGFDLPATVMPFILRNVRLQGVDSVNTPAARRIEAWKRVVKTLPETFYQQATQEITLAEAADSAARLLNNESTGRTLVRIR; encoded by the coding sequence ATGCAAGCGCTGGTTCTTGAACAATCCGATGGCAGGACTCTTGCGGCCATCAAACATCTCACGTCAGATGACCTCCCTGCAGGCGATGTTACCGTAGACATCGACTGGTCAAGCCTGAACTATAAAGATGCTTTAGCCATTACCGGCAAAGGAAAAATCATCCGCCAGTTCCCGATGGTGCCCGGTATCGACTTCGCCGGAAAGGTTCATCACAGTGAGGACCCTCGTTTTCACATCGGACAGTCAGTGCTCCTGACCGGATGGGGCGTGGGAGAAAATCACTGGGGGGGACTGGCGGAGCAGGCACGGGTGAAAGGTGACTGGCTGGTGCCGCTGCCACAGGGCCTTGATGCGCGCAGAGCGATGATTATCGGCACTGCGGGTTTTACCGCCATGCTCTGCGTGATGGCTCTTGAAGAGGGAGGCGTAAGCCCGGAAAGTGGCGAGGTTCTGGTGACGGGAGCGAGTGGAGGGGTCGGCAGCACCGCTGTTGCCTTGCTCAGCGCGCTGGGCTATCAGGTCGTTGCGGTCAGCGGACGCGAATCTACTCACGAGTATCTTCATCAGTTGGGTGCTAAAGCGATCCTACCGCGTAGCGAGTTTAGTGGTGAAAGTCGCCCCCTGGACAGACAAAAGTGGGCTGGTGCAGTGGATACAGCAGGTGGCAACGTGCTGGCCAGCGTACTGGCACAGATGAATTATTCAGGCGTGGTAGCCGCTTGCGGGCTGGCTGGCGGGTTTGACTTACCCGCCACGGTGATGCCTTTTATCCTGCGCAATGTCCGTCTTCAGGGCGTCGATTCCGTAAACACGCCTGCCGCACGTCGGATTGAGGCCTGGAAAAGAGTGGTTAAAACGCTGCCCGAAACGTTTTACCAGCAGGCCACACAAGAGATTACTCTTGCTGAAGCCGCTGACAGCGCTGCCAGGTTGCTGAATAACGAATCAACTGGCCGTACGCTGGTCAGAATTCGTTAG
- the aroQ gene encoding type II 3-dehydroquinate dehydratase — protein sequence MADKFHILLLNGPNLNLLGTREPEKYGKTTLAEIVSDITSQADALNVKLSHLQSNAEYALIDRIHEAKGNVDYIVINPAAFTHTSVALRDALLAVSIPFIEVHLSNVHAREPFRHHSYLSDIAAGVICGLGVDGYSWALQTAVKRLSQSN from the coding sequence ATGGCTGATAAGTTTCACATATTGCTCTTAAACGGTCCCAACCTGAACCTTCTTGGCACTCGTGAGCCAGAAAAGTACGGGAAAACGACCCTGGCTGAGATCGTCAGTGACATTACATCGCAAGCTGATGCGCTCAACGTGAAACTGAGTCATCTCCAGTCCAATGCGGAATATGCGTTAATTGACCGCATTCATGAGGCGAAAGGCAATGTCGATTATATCGTCATTAACCCGGCGGCATTCACCCATACCAGCGTAGCGCTTCGGGATGCCCTGCTGGCAGTCAGCATTCCATTCATTGAAGTTCACCTGTCGAATGTGCATGCTCGCGAGCCTTTCCGTCATCATTCATATCTTTCTGATATTGCTGCCGGTGTAATTTGTGGACTTGGTGTCGACGGTTACTCCTGGGCTTTGCAGACGGCGGTTAAACGCCTGTCACAATCTAATTAA
- the msrQ gene encoding protein-methionine-sulfoxide reductase heme-binding subunit MsrQ gives MRRLTAREITWLKVLLHLAGFLPLLWLLLSVDQGWFSADPAKDIQHFTGRMALKFLLGSLLITPLARYGKQPLLIRVRRLLGLWCFAWATLHLVSYSVLELGISNLGLLGSELISRPYLTLGIISWLILLALALTSFQKAQRKLGKRWQTLHNGVYLVLILAPIHYLWSVKTYSPQPWIYALIAAILLVWRYKKFRQWLR, from the coding sequence GTGAGGCGTTTAACCGCCAGAGAGATCACCTGGTTAAAAGTGCTACTGCATCTTGCCGGCTTTCTGCCGTTGCTCTGGTTACTGTTGTCTGTCGATCAGGGTTGGTTCAGCGCCGATCCTGCCAAGGATATCCAGCATTTTACCGGCAGGATGGCGCTGAAATTTTTACTGGGGAGCTTGCTGATAACACCGCTGGCCCGCTACGGCAAACAACCGCTGTTAATCCGGGTTCGCCGGTTGCTGGGTTTATGGTGTTTTGCCTGGGCAACGCTGCATCTGGTCAGCTATTCCGTGCTGGAACTGGGTATCAGCAACCTTGGCCTGTTAGGTTCGGAGCTGATCTCACGCCCTTATCTGACGCTGGGCATCATCAGCTGGCTGATTTTACTTGCCCTGGCGCTTACTTCCTTCCAGAAAGCGCAACGTAAGCTGGGAAAACGCTGGCAAACGTTGCACAACGGCGTCTATCTGGTGTTGATCCTCGCGCCCATCCATTATTTGTGGTCAGTGAAAACTTACTCTCCTCAGCCGTGGATTTATGCGCTGATTGCCGCGATCCTGCTGGTGTGGCGTTATAAAAAATTCCGTCAGTGGCTGCGCTAA
- the accB gene encoding acetyl-CoA carboxylase biotin carboxyl carrier protein — MDIRKIKKLIELVEESGISELEISEGEESVRISRSPANAGYPMMQHYAAPMMQQPALANAVAPATAPVMEAPAAAEISGHIVRSPMVGTFYRTPSPDAKAFVEVGQKVNAGDTLCIVEAMKMMNQIEADKSGVVKAILVESGQPVEFDEPLVVIE, encoded by the coding sequence ATGGATATTCGTAAGATAAAAAAACTGATCGAACTGGTTGAAGAATCAGGCATTTCTGAACTGGAAATTTCTGAAGGTGAAGAGTCTGTTCGCATCAGTCGTTCACCGGCAAACGCTGGCTACCCAATGATGCAGCACTATGCTGCGCCAATGATGCAGCAACCTGCACTGGCTAACGCCGTTGCACCCGCTACTGCACCCGTCATGGAAGCGCCGGCTGCAGCCGAGATCAGTGGCCACATCGTACGTTCACCAATGGTGGGCACTTTCTACCGTACCCCAAGCCCGGACGCTAAAGCGTTTGTGGAAGTGGGTCAGAAAGTTAACGCTGGCGACACTCTGTGCATCGTTGAAGCGATGAAAATGATGAACCAGATCGAAGCCGATAAATCCGGCGTTGTGAAAGCGATTCTGGTCGAAAGCGGCCAACCCGTTGAATTTGACGAGCCGCTGGTAGTCATCGAATAA
- a CDS encoding YhdT family protein, with amino-acid sequence MDKRFVQAHREARWSFWLAVAYLAAWSLMAWLPDDRPGITGLPHWFEMACLLVPALFILLCWLMVRLVFRDIPLEDE; translated from the coding sequence ATGGACAAGCGTTTCGTTCAGGCTCATCGCGAAGCTCGCTGGTCATTCTGGCTGGCTGTAGCCTATCTTGCCGCCTGGTCACTGATGGCCTGGTTGCCGGACGATCGGCCGGGGATTACCGGGCTGCCACACTGGTTTGAAATGGCCTGCCTGCTTGTTCCCGCGCTCTTTATTCTGCTCTGCTGGCTGATGGTCAGGCTGGTATTCCGTGACATTCCTCTGGAAGATGAATAG
- the accC gene encoding acetyl-CoA carboxylase biotin carboxylase subunit, with product MLDKIVIANRGEIALRILRACKELGIKTVAVHSTADRDLKHVLLADETVCIGPAQSVKSYLNIPALISAAEITGAVAIHPGYGFLSENADFAEQVERSGFIFIGPKAETIRLMGDKVSAINAMKKAGVPCVPGSDGPLTDDMDKNRAFGKQIGYPVIIKASGGGGGRGMRVVRNEKDLEQSINMTRAEAKAAFNNDMVYMEKYLENPRHIEIQVLADGQGHAIYLAERDCSMQRRHQKVVEEAPAPGITDEMRRFIGDRCSKACIEIGYRGAGTFEFLYENGEFYFIEMNTRIQVEHPVTEMITGVDLIKEQLRIAAGQPLSIKQEDVVIRGHAVECRINAEDPNTFLPSPGKITRFHAPGGFGVRWESHIYAGYTVPPYYDSMIGKLITYGETREVAIARMKNALAELIIDGIKVNVELQMKIMSDENFQHGGTNIHYLEKKLGLQET from the coding sequence ATGCTGGATAAAATTGTTATAGCTAACCGTGGTGAAATTGCGCTGCGCATTCTGCGTGCCTGTAAAGAGTTGGGCATTAAGACTGTGGCCGTGCATTCAACTGCGGATCGCGATTTAAAACATGTGCTGCTGGCAGATGAGACCGTCTGTATTGGTCCTGCGCAGTCAGTGAAAAGCTATCTGAACATCCCTGCCCTGATCTCTGCTGCAGAGATCACCGGTGCCGTGGCTATCCACCCTGGCTATGGCTTCCTGTCCGAAAATGCGGATTTTGCCGAGCAGGTTGAGCGTTCAGGTTTCATTTTCATCGGCCCTAAAGCTGAAACCATTCGCCTGATGGGAGACAAAGTCTCCGCCATCAACGCGATGAAAAAAGCAGGGGTTCCCTGCGTGCCAGGCTCTGACGGCCCGCTGACTGACGACATGGATAAAAACCGTGCGTTCGGTAAGCAGATTGGCTACCCGGTAATCATCAAAGCTTCTGGCGGCGGTGGTGGCCGTGGTATGCGCGTAGTGCGCAACGAAAAAGATCTGGAACAGTCCATCAATATGACCCGTGCGGAAGCCAAAGCGGCTTTCAACAACGATATGGTCTATATGGAAAAATACCTGGAAAACCCACGCCACATTGAGATTCAGGTGCTGGCTGACGGTCAGGGCCATGCTATCTATCTGGCTGAACGTGACTGCTCCATGCAGCGCCGTCACCAGAAAGTGGTTGAGGAAGCCCCTGCACCAGGTATCACCGACGAGATGCGTCGCTTTATCGGCGATCGTTGCTCTAAAGCCTGTATCGAAATCGGTTACCGTGGCGCAGGAACCTTCGAGTTCCTGTACGAAAACGGTGAGTTCTACTTCATTGAGATGAACACCCGTATCCAGGTTGAACACCCGGTGACCGAGATGATCACTGGCGTGGATTTGATCAAAGAACAGCTGCGTATTGCTGCTGGTCAGCCTCTGTCGATCAAACAGGAAGACGTGGTCATCCGCGGCCATGCGGTGGAATGTCGTATCAACGCCGAAGATCCTAACACCTTCCTGCCAAGCCCAGGCAAGATCACCCGCTTCCATGCACCAGGTGGTTTTGGCGTTCGTTGGGAATCTCATATCTACGCCGGCTATACTGTTCCGCCGTACTATGACTCCATGATCGGCAAACTGATCACTTACGGCGAAACCCGTGAGGTTGCTATCGCCCGCATGAAGAATGCGCTGGCTGAGCTGATCATCGACGGCATCAAAGTTAACGTTGAGCTGCAGATGAAGATCATGAGTGACGAGAACTTCCAGCACGGTGGAACCAATATCCACTATCTGGAGAAAAAACTCGGCCTTCAGGAAACCTGA
- the msrP gene encoding protein-methionine-sulfoxide reductase catalytic subunit MsrP, protein MKPFDKLTESDVTPESIFNTRRRELLKTLGISAAALSLPVAARADVLSWFKGNDRPAAPAGKPLDFTKPAQYQADLTLTPADKVSGYNNFYEFGLDKADPAANAGTLKTDDWKIEIGGEVGKPMTLSMDDIFKRFPLEQRIYRMRCVEAWSMVVPWVGFELGKLLKAAEPTSKARYVAFQTIYAPDQMPGQKDRFIGGGIDYPYVEGLRIDEAMHPLTMLTTGVYGKALPPQNGAPIRLTVPWKYGFKGIKSIVKITLVENMPPTTWNQLASNEYGFYGNVNPHVDHPRWSQATERFIGSGGILDVKRQPTLLFNGYADRVASLYRGMNLRENF, encoded by the coding sequence ATGAAACCTTTTGATAAACTTACTGAAAGTGATGTCACTCCTGAAAGTATTTTTAACACCCGCCGTCGTGAGTTGCTGAAAACGCTGGGCATCAGTGCCGCCGCTTTATCGTTGCCTGTCGCCGCTCGTGCCGATGTGCTGTCGTGGTTCAAAGGAAACGACCGCCCCGCAGCTCCCGCCGGTAAGCCCCTGGACTTCACTAAACCTGCGCAGTATCAGGCTGACCTGACTTTAACGCCTGCCGACAAAGTGTCCGGCTACAACAACTTTTATGAATTCGGGCTGGATAAAGCCGATCCTGCAGCCAATGCCGGTACGCTGAAAACGGATGACTGGAAAATTGAAATTGGGGGTGAAGTTGGTAAACCGATGACGCTGTCGATGGATGATATTTTCAAACGCTTCCCGCTGGAACAGCGTATCTATCGTATGCGCTGTGTGGAAGCCTGGTCGATGGTCGTGCCCTGGGTGGGGTTTGAACTTGGCAAATTACTGAAAGCCGCAGAACCCACCAGCAAAGCTCGCTATGTCGCCTTTCAGACAATTTATGCACCCGATCAAATGCCCGGTCAGAAAGATCGTTTTATTGGCGGCGGCATCGATTATCCCTACGTTGAAGGGCTGCGCATTGATGAAGCCATGCATCCCCTGACAATGTTGACGACCGGAGTGTATGGTAAAGCGCTTCCTCCACAAAATGGCGCCCCCATCCGTCTGACCGTACCCTGGAAATACGGTTTTAAAGGGATCAAATCGATCGTCAAAATCACTCTGGTCGAGAATATGCCCCCCACCACCTGGAACCAGCTGGCTTCAAATGAATACGGATTTTATGGCAATGTGAATCCGCATGTCGATCATCCACGCTGGTCGCAGGCAACCGAGCGCTTTATCGGCTCTGGCGGCATTCTGGACGTTAAACGCCAGCCTACCCTGCTGTTCAATGGCTATGCCGATCGGGTGGCTTCTTTGTACCGGGGAATGAACTTGCGGGAGAACTTCTAG